The DNA window TAGGTACGAGTTTCATCAATAGGGATTAGCTCAACCCATAAATCTGCGGGTAAACATCCATTATTTTGCGCCCACCGTTTAGCACGTCCAGGCCCTGCGTTATAGGCAGCGGTTGCAAGCATGTAGTTACCGTTGAAATAGTCCAACATTTCTTTTAAATAAGCCGTGCCTAAGGCGATATTGTTATCTATATAGAGAATATCGGCGTTGCTTTTCACGGGGATACCAATTTGACGGGCAACATGGCGACCTGTTGCAGGCATGAGTTGCATGAGTCCTAACGCGCCTGCTCCAGAACGGGCTTCGTGTAAAAAGGCACTTTCTTGACGGGTAATGCCATATACCCATGAGAGGTCAACCTCTTGATTTCTTGCCCCTGTGACTAATTCTTGATAGTAGGCTAAGGGGAAACGTACTTCTAAGTCGTCGTAGGAGTTGGCTTTTGCAGCGGTGAAGATTGCGCGGTCGTACCATTTCCAGCGACTGGCTAAGGCGGCGGCAATGGCTTGGTCTCGTGCTTCCATATTATCGGTGATGTATTGCCATTCGCGCCGTGCTTCGAGAATCATTCCTAGTTGGTAAAATTCGTAAGCGGCTTGAAAACCAACTCGTTTCATTAAACGGCGTTCATCATTGGCGTTAAATTGTGTTGGGTGATGGGTGACATCATAGGCTACGCCTAAACGGTCAGCGGCTAAAAAGCCGTAATAATCGCGTTCTTTTGCCAGTTTTTGATAAATGCTTGTGGCGGTTTGTCCTTCATTGGTTTTGCCATGTGTTTGTTCTAAGGCACGGGCTAGCCAGTATTGCCATTGCAGGCTGTCGCGTTCATCGCTGGGTAATTCTGTAATAAAATCAGCAATAGCAATCCATTCTTGTCGTTGTAAGGCGATTTTGAGACGGGTTTCAGTAATTTCTTTTGTTAAATAGTTTTTATTAACCGCTGTTAGCCATTGCAAGGCATCTGCACGGTCTTGTTTTGCGCTGGCTAGTGCAATATTGCGTTGCATTTCGCCTAATTGTTCAACGGAGAATGCATAGCGTTGTTGGAAATCTTCCCAATATTGTAAGGCTTGGTTAAATGTTTCGGCTTTATCAGCAAGGCGGGAGATGCCATGCATGATAATATCGCGGGCGAGGTTGACATCGGGTTGGTTAAAGCTGGATAGCATTGCACTGGGGTTGCTGTGCATGGCTTGCCATAGGCGTAACCATTGTTTATCCGCGTCGTTTAAGCGATTTGCCAGTTGATTAGCAACAGTGACTTTGCCCGCTTGCATCACAAGGCGAATACGTTGCCATAACAACGCATTGTTTTGCATGTCACGGCTGTTATATAGCACAGCAGCAAATAGGGGTTCGCAAGCACTGGGCTGTTCTTTTTTGACTAAATAAAGGGATTTTGTTTCTTCGAAGAGTTGACTGGCGGGTGTGCCTGTCATTAAACGTGCGTATAAGTAATAGCATTGAAGGGCAACGTCTTTTTGTGGCTGGTAGGCATATAAATAGCCTGCCCAATTGTTTTGCGTGATGGCGCGTTGTAACCATTCTTGTCGAACTTTATTACCATTGAAACTGTCACCATAACTATCAACAAATTCGAGGACTTCTTCTGAACTCGCGCTTTTTAAACGGTTACTGATTAAATAGTAACGTAAATAGTAGTTTAAAGGATAGCCTTCTAACTGGGCTGAGTATTCTTCAATACTCGCCATATTGCGTGCTTTAACTGCTTGTAAAGCATTTAAAAAGAGTTGTCTTTGTTGGGTGAGGTCGGCTGCAACTAAGCTGTTTGCAGTGAGTAGGAATAGAGAAAGAAGGCTGTAAAAAAATAGCGAAATAAAATAGGAACGTTTCATGGGGTAAACATCCAAAAGCAAAAAGTTTCAATAAAATGTACGTCATGGCAGACTCAGCAAGTAATATGCCTTTTTATAATCAATGTATTGAATTGAAGTGACATAGGTCTTATAGACGGCTCAACACGCATTGATTAATCACGCCTAGCAATCATGTCATAAAAATTGAAATTTAATTCAATGACATAATAGCTGTTTAATGCAGTACATCCTTATACGCAACTGCTTATTCTACACAGCCCTTGTGCAGATAGTAATTGTGTAGAAATTCACACACCTGTGGTTTTATAACAACTTTTCGCTTTAAGCATTTGTGTTACCTTATTGAGACAGAATAATATCGTTAAACACAATCAGGAGTTTTATGATGAAATTAACCGTAAAAATTTGTCTATTTGGCGGGCTATTATGGTTAGCTGCTTGCACGCAAACAATATCCCACTCAGGATGCTGGGTTGCTGACCCTTATTTAAATGGACGTTATACAGGGGAATGTAAGGACGGCAAGGCGCATGGGGTTGGTACGGCGATTGGTAAAGATACGTATAAAGGGCAATTTGTTGCGGGGCAGTTGCAAGGTTCTGGGCTTTACACGTGGTCAGATGGTGACCGATATTGTGGTAGCTTCCAAAACGGCAAAATTAATGGGGTTGGCGTGATGTTATACATCAATGGTTCACGCAAAGAAGGGATGTGGAAGGACGGTAGTTTGGCACAGAGCTATGCAGAAAATACGGTGACTTGTAATATTCGCTAACATTATTCCCTAAAAGCTGTTTTTCAGCGTTATGACTCTTATGAGGACATTTGCATTATGGATAAACCAAGTTCCCCATTTTTTAATTTTTTCCGTAAATTATTTGATTCACGTGCGGCGGCTGAACCGACTGCAATCCCAACAACGACAACAACAACGGGTAAATATCCCACCACCTACGCCGCGAATAATGCCACATTAATGCGCCAGCTAACGGAAGTAAAAAAATATAATACATATATTAATGAAGCTGTTCGCCTTTACCCTTATTTAACGCCTGCAATTATTGCGGGAATCGGTTCGCGCGAATCGCAATGGGGA is part of the Beggiatoa alba B18LD genome and encodes:
- a CDS encoding transglycosylase SLT domain-containing protein, which encodes MKRSYFISLFFYSLLSLFLLTANSLVAADLTQQRQLFLNALQAVKARNMASIEEYSAQLEGYPLNYYLRYYLISNRLKSASSEEVLEFVDSYGDSFNGNKVRQEWLQRAITQNNWAGYLYAYQPQKDVALQCYYLYARLMTGTPASQLFEETKSLYLVKKEQPSACEPLFAAVLYNSRDMQNNALLWQRIRLVMQAGKVTVANQLANRLNDADKQWLRLWQAMHSNPSAMLSSFNQPDVNLARDIIMHGISRLADKAETFNQALQYWEDFQQRYAFSVEQLGEMQRNIALASAKQDRADALQWLTAVNKNYLTKEITETRLKIALQRQEWIAIADFITELPSDERDSLQWQYWLARALEQTHGKTNEGQTATSIYQKLAKERDYYGFLAADRLGVAYDVTHHPTQFNANDERRLMKRVGFQAAYEFYQLGMILEARREWQYITDNMEARDQAIAAALASRWKWYDRAIFTAAKANSYDDLEVRFPLAYYQELVTGARNQEVDLSWVYGITRQESAFLHEARSGAGALGLMQLMPATGRHVARQIGIPVKSNADILYIDNNIALGTAYLKEMLDYFNGNYMLATAAYNAGPGRAKRWAQNNGCLPADLWVELIPIDETRTYVRRVLFYTSVFDARLNQQVRPLRIALNPEHCLVNSAELEKNTKASGS
- a CDS encoding MORN repeat-containing protein encodes the protein MMKLTVKICLFGGLLWLAACTQTISHSGCWVADPYLNGRYTGECKDGKAHGVGTAIGKDTYKGQFVAGQLQGSGLYTWSDGDRYCGSFQNGKINGVGVMLYINGSRKEGMWKDGSLAQSYAENTVTCNIR